ttaataaagtaatttaaaaagttgCACTACTACCGCACTGGTGCCGTTGCACCGTGGCAGCCGTCACAGGATGCTGCGCACTGGTGGTGTTGAGGAGAGACCCCCCCACATTGTAAAGAGCTTTGGGTGTACAACAATGCAcaaaaaagcactatataaatgcatcatccaTTCATCAttcataaagactgtcactttaaaagTCCTGTCATTTTATCCTACCCGTCTGATTTTCCTACCCtggtttactgcgcatgcgcacatcaatattgcatCCTTTTTCTCCATAttgaatgtatctgcattactgtaagggtaggtttaggattggggtaggtgtagactttaataaaaacacaatctaattgctggaataaaatatttattgttggtttcctttaggtgtatcccttctagctacaaccttgaatataacacataattactgtatttgcattgctgtaagggtaggtttaggtttgtGGTAGGTGTATACGTTAATAAACCATACTTTACAGTACCATTTCTCATTGTCGAATTGTACTAcacactgttttagtgggaggtaggaaaatctgacaggttAGGACAAATCAACAGAACACTGGCAATGTCATTTTGAACTTGTTTCTGAAGCAGTGTTTACTGAAAGCTTTGAACATTTCCACAGTTAGAAGAAGCAGCAACTATACATTTCTAGGTACTGCTTACACTGCAGACATACATTTGTGCATTCTGGACACCCTCAGCACTCCTCTGTCTCTTGTAACAATTTTGAGAGTTCCCTCTCAGCTTCTTGCCGGTTGATCTTCTTCTTAAGAGACTCTgccaaacaatgtttttattgtttattttttttagatatacagCTATATAAGATAACATTCAAATAACACATTTGTGCTCAGCTGAATCATagtgattcttaaaaaaaactattaggaCATTTCAAACTTTATTAGGAAGATGATGTATGAGGATGCTGCCATGCCCTAGAGTGAAGAAAACAACAAAGTAAAAACCAAAGTGTCTACATGCCAATCCGATAGACAACTTTCTGGATGTGTCTAGTAAACGTAAATACTATGTCACTTACACATGTTAAAATACTATATGACATAATTTATACTAAGGATAAGAAAAAAACTACTTCAATTGGAATGGTCAGTGTATTGGAATATCACTGGAAGGGCAAATTAATAGAgaataactgtttatttattttgacaattctgATTTCAATTTGTAATGATAAAATCAGCTTATAATGTATgcatatgcattttaaatattttaggtaGTTTCTCACATTCAGATTCTCTGACATTGATGGAACAGCCCaacaaaataatgcataataatttatttatttatttatttatttatttatttatttatttattttgtgaggcaccattgacttccacagtaagAAAAAAGAATATGAAGTCAATGGTAACCCACAACTGTTTAGTTacaaaaattcttcaaaatatcttctttggtgtTGAGCAGAATTattaaattcatacaggtttggagcaacttgAGGGTGAGCATATGATGACAGATGACAGATAACTGTTTGGTTAtcaccattcttcaaaatatatttttgtcttcAAAAGAATAAAGAAATTCATACTGGTTTGGTAGAActttaattttagggtgaactgtccctttaagcaaaTTATGTAAAATCAAATTAcgtaaaattattacatttagttaaaataaaaaaaatgtcacaaaTCACAAAAGGTCAGTGAATACATTCCAGAAGTTAAAGTGCAGTGTAGCAGATAAAGGACGATCCTCCTCCAAATGGTCCATGAAGCTGCGTTCACAGGGGCTGGGGATGAGGCTCACTACTGGCTACCTTCACAGCGAATCAGGTTTCCTGTCActaaatacaaacattttggaGGCATaatactaaatataatataaatactaattaaatctgtagatacaaaaaaatgaataagaagCAGAGcctaattgttttttaattattttatacaatatgaaatatatttaaattgtattgccATTTGATATTATAAGTCATTTAGACAACATCAACAAATtgtcaaaggttgtgggttcgagttttgggccggcaataccacaagGTGGCCCAGTGTAGGCAGCCAATATGGGATTAATTGAAATTGCCAATTTCTAACCCATTTGTTAAACCCATTTGGGCCCCATTTGTGTCGCCCATTTAGATCCTATGTCCTCATTTGCCATTTGTGACCCAACTAGAACCCACATAGGCATCTGTTTTTTGACCATGTGGGACCTACTTAGATGACCCAAGTGGGCCACAGATAAGATGCCCATTTTAGGACCATGCCCACTTGGTACCCATCATAAACCATGTGGGGCCCACATAGACATGTTGGCTGGGATGACTTAGGAAAAAACGCTTGAAACAAAAAGCATGATTCATAAGGACTactttaattatcattttaatagtttttttttcttaattgtgaAATATATCCAGAATATTCCAGCACAGAAAAACAAGAATTACAGATTTGTAACTACAAATGTGaatgaatttagtttttttgtgtaaattattAAAGCAAGCAGTCGATAGCATCAACATGTCAATCATTTTATCTGTCGCCATACCTCTGCATAAACACTAAATTAACTGGGTATATGAAATctgtattttgaataataataattagtagtattagtattagtattattgccattttgttgtttttaattacaaTTCAAGGTTGGAAAAATTCTGAATCATGCTGTCAAAGTGATCCTTTAATATAAACTTGTTTTTAGATTTTCATATTGTAGAAGACAAGTAAAGCAAGGAaagtaaagtgtaaagtccatttacatctaattattatttttttaattaaaataagtagTTACATATAATAACTTTTTCAATTTCTGTCCTGGTGTTCCAGGAGTTTTTGCTTTGTTAATATTACTGACATTTATTAGGATAATGAAAGAACAATGTATTACATCAGTAGCATTTTGAATTGATGTTTCATAAGGATGCCCACTGCACTGCCAAacagaggagcagtgagagcaaAGCGAGACTTTTGGTGGCACAGCCGCTCATGCAGGGTGCAGGCGGGATGAGTTTGAGATCAGGAAGTGTCCCTTTATTTAATGATCCGTTGTTCTGGAAATACACATGCAAAACAGCATCAGGTAAACAGCTGTGATCAGAGAAGAAGCAGTTAAGATTGAAAGCTTCCTATTGTGGAGTTGTGGTCACCTACATTTGAGTTTGTGACTATGACGAACTGGTCGATTCCCTTCAGTGTTTGTTGGTATTGATAGATAGACGTGTCATCCCAAGTCTTTGTTAACATCATTACAAGCCAGGTACTGCAAAATTATCAATTAAATTGCACATtactattttaagtattttaagagcttaatgtattaaaaaaatctgGGTTTTCAGTTAGATTACTATATATCTGGTGCTCCCATTGCAGATGCTAAAGATGTTACATCAGGGAAGCTAACACAGGTGCTCAGATTCATCGCTGGATAGTAGAAGAGGAAGGCCAAACACATCTCCTCTGAAGTTGAGAGCCCCCCCTGCAGGCAGATAAAGGGAGTTTTACACATCCATAATCTTCCCTCAATATTTTAATGATTAGATCAATAGAGTGCTATAGGAATGATGTATTCTGGTTCCAGTCTGAAAGTCAATTTTAAATGGGTTTTTGGTTCAgtgcctgaaataaggtctgtgctAAAGTCATTTTCTCATTTGCAGTGTGAAAATGCACATTTGCAGcattctacaacataaaatacatcagaaataattctgaacaATATTTCTTGTAAGCTTTGACTTGTTTTGAAAAAGGCAGTTTCTAAGAAGTGGCCGACAGAGACCGGGACAGGGACCTCAAACAACATCATAGTCAACAGATAAACTCACTAGTCCTTTTTTCAGCCTGATTGTGTTTATAATCACTCTTAGGGGAAAATATGGACTAAAAGAGTTGACTGAAGCTTAatggcagtgatgtagaagttGTGCAAATGCAGTGTAGTACGTTGGTAATTAGGCTTAAAAATGCATGCACTTTTCATTTGTGAAGATTAAGTAACAAAAACTGTAAGAATCGAAACTTTTGCTGGCCACAGAgattatttttgcaatatttaaaaaGTCAAAGGGAAAATCCTATCTTGTTTGACCCACAAATGTCATAACTGCATGCATTTTGTTCAGTATTTTTACTGGGTAGCCAACAAGACAATACAAGAAATGTGCAGGGAACAGGAGCAGGAAAATGAATACACATCAAGTACATATGATAACATACTTGCACCCACCAGACTCTGACCCTTTTAATATTATGAGAAGCAGTCAAATTTGAAGATGCATGCCATTAAAGAAAATACAATATGAGCCTCTTGTAAATGCACTGACCCATGTGAGTGCGCTGCGGTTTTCAGTATTATAGGTGCACTCCACCAGCAATTTGTCACCCTGAAAGACCAAAACGTTTCTTTATTTCACTTATTGCCAATGATTAAAtactaaaacatataaaaactgaTATATAAATGTGCCATTTGGTATTGTCCAGTGTGTATATTTGATAATTATGCTTGAAACCCCTGTAAACTTAACGACATCGTAACTTTTTCAAACCTTTTAGCACTTACCAACTTCACTGTCTTAGTTTTACCCAAGTTTGTCACTTCCTGGTATTCAAAATCATAGTTTTCATCTGCAGCTAGAAGATCGATTTGTTTTCCCCCTCTGAAGAGGACaagagaaaaaattataattctttgCAGTAACTTCATGTTATgaactgcagaagaaagaaatgcacacAGGCTTACCTGAAGTGTCCGACTCGCACCTTGCGTCCAGCTAAGTGTGTGTGCAGCATGGCAGAGAACACCTGAAGATCATGAGGCGTCTGCAGAACCTGTAGAACACAGAACACAACAGATCATCCCGTCATCTGCTGAATCTGATCGTGAGAGTGTGAGTAGATAAACATACATACAAACCTCTGGAATATAAGCAGTGTCACACAGGCCATATGTGAGGAAGGATTTGGCTTTGGGTGGGATGGCGTACCCAGGGGTCACTGCAAGCCCTGTCATCAGAACAGCTGCATCGTGCTGACGGAGTTCAGATGTGTGATAGAATCGCAGACCAGAGTTATCAACTCGACCTGTGCAGGGAAGAAAGTATTGTTTTATCACATCAAAAGAACTGAATTATTTATAACAGTGTGATATTTTACACTGTAAACCTCTGCTGACCGACCTGCACTTTTATTGAGGTTGTTGTAATGCACTTCAAGCCTGTAGAGAAAATCTTCAACATTTCCACCAATTGGAAGTCCTGCCACTTCAGGAAATTCAAAAGTcttgaaaaatgtaattgaattgaAAAGATAATCAGTAATTTTACCTCATTAAGCATTTTTGTACATataaataggcaaaaaaaaaaaatcgtatcaTTGCTAATAAAAGGTGAAAATGAATTATCCTCATGAGGAGGACCTTTTCAGTGAATCAATTTAGAAACCTCTTTAAATGATTCACTTAAGAATTAAACTGATTTGATTCTTGATTTTAACAATATGTTTTACCATAACGTCATTAATGGCTTCAATTTGGTCGTTTGTTCTCATGAAAATGCTTTAAACCTCAGGCACAGAAGATACTAACCCCTCCACCAACTCCCCACACAGCCACGGTCTCCATACAcactccatccaccccagtatAACACTCCTCCTCAAACGGCTCCGTCACACTCGGAGGGCAGCGGTACAGCAGCATATGATGCACAAGGTCAGGGTTTGTGATCACCGGCTCAATCTGGACATAATGAATATAAGTCGGATATTTTCATGACTGAGTGATTGATATGTGGTGTGAAGTTCATAGAAGCACTTACGCGATAAATGTGCTGTTTGCGATCAAATGTTGGGGCACTCACGATCTTGCAGTGATAGTGGGTTTGTTTGGCTGGTACGGTGAACTGAAATGATTGGAAATATAATTAACATGTAAAGTGAAAGTATACACTCACTAGAATTTGACAAGATTATCTCTGCATTCACTTCTATTAAAAAATTTACTATggtgtcagattttttttaaaacttttcttCATCAAGAAAACATTAAATTGAGGCTACTGTAAAGATATCTAAAATGTtgcaaattattttcttttcaaataaatgttgttctcttGAAATTGCTATACTGAAAAAATGGTTTTCAACTGATATAAAAGAAATTCTCTTCAGCAGCAAATCAtgatattagaataatttctgaaggatcatgtgacactgaaggctgctgaaattcagctttgccatcacatgaataaattatacttgaaattaaattaaattaaaaatccttttttatttttttcaatagatataaatatatctaataattattttaaattggaataatattccacaacattgctgatgtatttttaataaattatattttaatcaaataaatatggccttggtaagcataaaatattttttttgttcacattttttaagaaatatttaatgtttaaaaaacataaaaaagtaaccCCAAAACTTTGCACAGTCTATATTCAAAACATACATTACAACATATGTTCTAATCTAGATAAATATGATAGATTTgagtcttattttattttaaattaaaataagactTATTTGCCTATTAAATAGCAGGAAATGTCAAGATCCGAAAATTGGTTTTACATACAGAAGAGCAAAACAACAAAGTAAAAATCTTTCTTACATTGACCATAGTTATGTCAAAAGAGCTGCTGTTTGGAGGGTTGACCCGAGGCATGTACTTCAACAGGTTCAGCTCCTTCGTTCCTCTTTGGGTGCTGTGGTACGTGATGTCATCAGTCTGGCCATACGCATAGATCAGCTTCATGGGGAGATTctgataaatacaaataaacacaactgAAATTAGAAACTCTTTAGCAAcatttaactaatgttaaatgCAGTTAAATGTGGTTGTCACTCAAAAAAGTTTACAGTGTATATGTAGCCAGTTATAACTCATTTGAGCTATTTTTGATCTAGAATTCCATGATTTTATAGTTCAAAAAGACAGTCCATGTTTTCAGTTCAAGGAGGGTTTTTGATGTGCAGCTCAGAGCTACTTGACAAACGAGATCAACAGTTTGTTCTGAGAGGGGAGTTCTCAGAAATGGCCTGATCCAAGTGGACTTAACATTGTTTGGATTACTTTACCTTGCtggttttgttttgtaatgtCATTAAGCATGGTCCAGTTACCAGTTTCAAGGTATACTGTGCTCTGAAAAACACTGTTTACGATCATAACCTCGGTTTCCTGAGATTAGGGAAGGAGAGTTGCGTTACTGATGCTCATGGGGAAACTCCTGTTTACTCTGACagtgaagcctgatttgttcagCTCCTTATCCAGCAGCTTTTGTTGAATGGTTTGCACATAGGACATGTACTGTAGCACGATGAAGGGTACTGGTTCTGTGCTACACACCAGTCAGAGAGGACTGGCCATCTAAAGGCAtcaagatgtcatgtagatggagctCTAGCCTCTAAAATTGTTTTAGTTACACTCACAGGGAGCTGTTAAGGCTGTCCCAAACATGAAGGCTCCACAGCTCTGTGACACAAATACTACTACTGCAAATATTCTTGTATATATGTTCTCAAATATatgttgcttaaaataaatatagtatattCAATGGGGGAATTTACAGACATAAGACATTTTACAACCATGAAACCCGTGAAACTGTGATATTTTTGCTTACGATCAAAATCTTATACTTTCCCAAGCCTAAATGCCATAGTTCCACCATCATTGCTTTCTGGATAAACCTGCATCTTACAAACAATGAAAGGGTAGGGTTACATTGCATGTATTGAAGAATGGTTAAGCAAGCTCACAGTGATAGGTAAATCATTTTCGTCACAGGAACCGATGGACCTCTGAAACTTCATGATCGTTCTCCCTTCAGACTCATTCAGAGACAGGAGTTTGTAGTTCTGTTGCTGGTCAACCAGAGGCATTGAGTTACCCACAGCATGATGGTCCTGAACGtggaaaagaaagacaaaagaaGCATGTATGTCTAGCAACAGGTGTGTTTATGATGCCATAGTTATAGTTGTAGTTTCCAAACCAGTTAAACTAGGCTATCAGTTTAACACTTTGACTCTCAACCTCTTACAGTAATATCAGGTTAATGTTAGCAACATTTGCATATTTTAGAACATCTAGTTTAAAAAAACAGGTATTAGTAAATAATGTAtatgtttggtaaaaaaaaaaaaaaaaagattttgttacACAAAGTTACTGTTGTATAATGTTACAGTAATGTAACATAATTAATGAACTACATATGAAATACATATCAGTATGAACCCAGAATacgaattaaatataaaaaatattaattatattaaatataaaatttgatttatAGAGCATGTCACTCCACTCTAAGTGAAATACTGGCATTATCACCCTCAGTCTTGATGGTGTGAAATACTAAGAAACCCAATTATAACCATTTATATTATAGATAATGAACTAAATATGAAATAAGTGATGAATTAGAATTAGCAGTATGCAGAACAAAATATCAAAagaatataaaattatttgtaactTCACTGGAAGTGATTTATCGACAGTTATCAGACTTGATTTAGAAacccaaatatacaaaaaataaaccaaatttgaaatatgaataagaatcaagaacatgaacaaaatatcaaaataatataaaattagttGTTATTCCACTGTAGGTGACTTTGACAGTTATCAGTCTTTACCGTGAAGTATCTGCCTCCAGGTCCGACTCCTCCAATGACGATATCGGCTCCTGTCATTCCTCCTTTCGGGCTGAAGCCAAAACCGACCCAGCCGCTGGTGTCGACCGTGAGCTCGAACAAGATTGTGCCCTGGATCTCATCAAATCCCCACTTCAGCCGCACCTTGTGCTCGGGGTCCAGGTGTTCAGAGAAAGGCAGAAGGGGGTCTTCCTGAGCCCGGGACCACTGGACTGAAAGCAAGAGCAGGACAAGAGCTAATGTGCCCATGTTTCCTTTACAAAATCTGACAAAGCGTGTCTTTGTAAGATGTTTGAGAAGGCAACAGCCCTCTTTATAAGCTGTCTgtgaccccccctcccccccccccccacctgaGTCTCAATTCTCCTCCTCTCATACCAGTCTGGTGAATCAGGTTCCTCCTCACCTGATGTTgcaatattactttaaaatacaagAGAATTAATGTTGAAATGAATTCAACAAAAATGTACAGGAAGTGTACAAATCTTAATGTTTACAGTGCAGCTAAAGCCTCTATTAAATGATTATGTGTGTATGACTGTCAAAAGTTTCTGTTGAATTTTGATTTACCAACAAAATTTATGTGAACAAATCTAAtatattgtaatgatatttttGCAAATTGTTGCTTGcaaatgataataatttaatCAGAATAGAGCCTAGAACAGTTTCTGCCCCCTACTGGTGTGACAAAGTAAACTAAAgatgataaatgttttattgaactGATTTAAAGTCATTAGAATCCTCTTTTTTCCCACTTTTTTTTTAGTTCCGGGCCTTGATTCTAATAAATCAGGTGGAGTTCAATCATGAGGACAATAGGGTGATGCACCACCAAAGTGTAAAAAGGATATTCAATCAGTTTTACGCTAGCTTTCACTATTGTAGACTGTTTGTTCTGCCTTTGTATTGTCTATATTTCAATCATCATCAAGTCACATTATGTGGAGTACCGATTAACTCTGGCTGAGAATCACCCTGAGTGTTCTCATAGTTCCATATTGAGCTTTTCACAAGACATCACAGATGTTTCTCTCTGGGTCTGGTCCATGTCGAGGGGGTGCATTTGCCCCGGGGACTAGTTTGTGTACATGGACTTAAATGATGTATACTTTCACATTCAGATAGCGCTGCATCATAAATGCTTTCTGAGGATTGCTTTCGAGAGCACAGCATACAAATACTCTGTTCTCCCATTTGGACTGACTTTAGCACCATGCACTTTCTCAAAGTACATGGATGCAGCTATTTCTATCTCAGAGAGAATGCGATGCATGTTCTCAACTATCTAGACGATTGGCCGATTGTAGTTCAGTCCCGAAATACTAGTCAGCCATATAGACACGCTGCTTTGTCACTTTGAGTCCCTAGGGCCGTGTCAACATGCAGAAGAGCATTCTTTCACAAAGtcagtttttaacatatttgtaaaatttgtttacattgcaaaggtgttaaattttaattttttttttttttttttttgttaaactacaacagtaataataatattcatcactatattccagtgtatcagtttttttatgttttgtatgaatatttaaggtggacttattgaataggtgcaagagtagtagtgatggttaaaataatagattaatgctgaaatagtaaattgagccttgttcctagatggacagagattggaaagtaatagatcagatgaggagatggagttagaggaagaaaaagagggacatgtagaggcacaagtgacagaaagagagcacggaacagcaagccaggagacagaggctggtgagaaagaggaaaatgtagagtgttttctgtagtttttactataaccactgttcttaattattctgtagaacagagaagaaaaagccatcaggttgggacaatttaagaca
The sequence above is a segment of the Carassius gibelio isolate Cgi1373 ecotype wild population from Czech Republic chromosome A20, carGib1.2-hapl.c, whole genome shotgun sequence genome. Coding sequences within it:
- the LOC127938125 gene encoding DBH-like monooxygenase protein 2 homolog isoform X3, giving the protein MGTLSLVLLLLSVQWSRAQEDPLLPFSEHLDPEHKVRLKWGFDEIQGTILFELTVDTSGWVGFGFSPKGGMTGADIVIGGVGPGGRYFTDHHAVGNSMPLVDQQQNYKLLSLNESEGRTIMKFQRSIGSCDENDLPITNLPMKLIYAYGQTDDITYHSTQRGTKELNLLKYMPRVNPPNSSSFDITMVNFTVPAKQTHYHCKIVSAPTFDRKQHIYRIEPVITNPDLVHHMLLYRCPPSVTEPFEEECYTGVDGVCMETVAVWGVGGGTFEFPEVAGLPIGGNVEDFLYRLEVHYNNLNKSAGRVDNSGLRFYHTSELRQHDAAVLMTGLAVTPGYAIPPKAKSFLTYGLCDTAYIPEVLQTPHDLQVFSAMLHTHLAGRKVRVGHFRGGKQIDLLAADENYDFEYQEVTNLGKTKTVKLGDKLLVECTYNTENRSALTWGGLSTSEEMCLAFLFYYPAMNLSTCVSFPDVTSLASAMGAPDIYTWLVMMLTKTWDDTSIYQYQQTLKGIDQFVIVTNSNNNGSLNKGTLPDLKLIPPAPCMSGCATKSLALLSLLLCLAVQWASL
- the LOC127938125 gene encoding DBH-like monooxygenase protein 2 homolog isoform X2 — its product is MGTLALVLLLLSVQWSRAQEDPLLPFSEHLDPEHKVRLKWGFDEIQGTILFELTVDTSGWVGFGFSPKGGMTGADIVIGGVGPGGRYFTDHHAVGNSMPLVDQQQNYKLLSLNESEGRTIMKFQRSIGSCDENDLPITNLPMKLIYAYGQTDDITYHSTQRGTKELNLLKYMPRVNPPNSSSFDITMVNFTVPAKQTHYHCKIVSAPTFDRKQHIYRIEPVITNPDLVHHMLLYRCPPSVTEPFEEECYTGVDGVCMETVAVWGVGGGTFEFPEVAGLPIGGNVEDFLYRLEVHYNNLNKSAGRVDNSGLRFYHTSELRQHDAAVLMTGLAVTPGYAIPPKAKSFLTYGLCDTAYIPEVLQTPHDLQVFSAMLHTHLAGRKVRVGHFRGGKQIDLLAADENYDFEYQEVTNLGKTKTVKLGDKLLVECTYNTENRSALTWGGLSTSEEMCLAFLFYYPAMNLSTCVSFPDVTSLASAMGAPDIYTWLVMMLTKTWDDTSIYQYQQTLKGIDQFVIVTNSNNNGSLNKGTLPDLKLIPPAPCMSGCATKSLALLSLLLCLAVQWASL